Proteins from one Cellulosilyticum lentocellum DSM 5427 genomic window:
- a CDS encoding sensor histidine kinase — protein sequence MKQQRPRYFKEAIYRIFVVYALIPIAAIALITYGVVFAIWHHTIISQTEDKNTRMQEKLEWVVNDFISKAVELTENTSFYQKLKNPKYKSDAYQELYHITNSIEEEVDFYVLDKNFQMLAGSTREIPEFIPKDSQISWGITKRMNAYPRQAILECNKIYKDNLSRTKLLIGKAIVEDHIIKGYLIFVLYGDEFVKTSGTSITHIMVTDEYDKLFLASCSGFTNSLDKIKDEFKTESSYITIEGERYYKQTSSIIQGELNIYTFTAIGNLYNVFIWAGIFFTGILVFLSIVMLKVAKKITKEKTKIIDKVVEAFQEVQAGNLDVTLHIKSYEEFEIIGESYNLMLSSIKDLIASNEEKIRQTSIAEIKQLESQFNPHFLFNTLEHIRYMTKLEPEAVNKMIVSLSSILRYSINNTILDVTIAEDLEYTKSYLLIQKYRFHERFNYTVYMERGTEDCIIPKLIFQPIIENAIKYGFGDKEKLMVRMKISFLADDLVIVIYDDGVGMQLEVLQELQELLKKESNPSSHIGIYNVHRRIQLMYGKAYGIDIKSEVGQGTVVKIILPINKRRERDAEGFNCGR from the coding sequence ATGAAACAACAAAGACCACGATATTTTAAGGAAGCTATTTATCGTATATTTGTTGTTTATGCCCTTATTCCTATTGCAGCTATTGCCTTAATTACTTATGGTGTGGTATTTGCGATTTGGCATCATACCATCATTTCTCAGACAGAAGATAAGAATACGCGAATGCAAGAGAAATTAGAATGGGTTGTTAATGATTTTATAAGTAAAGCAGTTGAGCTTACGGAGAATACCAGCTTTTATCAAAAACTTAAGAATCCCAAGTATAAAAGTGATGCTTATCAAGAACTGTACCATATTACTAATAGTATAGAGGAAGAAGTGGATTTTTATGTTTTAGATAAAAACTTTCAAATGCTAGCAGGGAGCACCAGAGAAATACCTGAGTTTATCCCAAAAGATAGCCAGATATCTTGGGGGATTACTAAAAGAATGAACGCTTATCCTAGACAGGCAATTTTAGAGTGTAATAAAATCTATAAAGATAATTTAAGCCGCACAAAGCTTCTCATAGGAAAGGCAATTGTAGAAGATCATATTATTAAGGGATATTTGATCTTTGTATTATATGGAGATGAATTTGTAAAAACATCAGGGACGTCTATTACCCACATTATGGTGACGGATGAATATGATAAACTGTTTTTAGCTAGTTGTTCAGGGTTTACTAATTCTTTAGATAAGATAAAAGATGAATTTAAAACAGAAAGTAGTTATATTACCATAGAGGGAGAGAGATATTATAAACAAACAAGTAGCATTATCCAAGGAGAATTAAACATTTATACATTTACGGCTATCGGAAACTTATATAATGTTTTTATTTGGGCAGGCATCTTTTTTACTGGTATTTTAGTTTTTTTAAGTATTGTGATGTTAAAAGTAGCAAAAAAAATCACTAAAGAAAAAACTAAAATTATTGACAAAGTGGTAGAGGCATTTCAAGAAGTACAGGCAGGTAATTTAGATGTAACTTTACATATTAAGTCCTATGAGGAATTTGAAATAATAGGTGAATCATATAATTTGATGCTGTCTAGTATTAAGGACCTTATTGCCAGTAATGAAGAAAAAATTAGGCAAACAAGCATTGCAGAAATTAAGCAACTAGAATCTCAGTTTAATCCTCATTTCTTATTTAATACCCTTGAGCATATTCGATATATGACAAAACTGGAACCAGAAGCTGTAAACAAAATGATTGTTAGCTTATCTTCTATATTAAGGTATAGCATTAACAACACTATTTTAGATGTAACAATCGCTGAAGACTTAGAATATACGAAGAGCTATTTGCTGATTCAAAAATATCGTTTCCATGAAAGGTTTAACTACACCGTTTATATGGAAAGAGGAACGGAAGACTGTATTATCCCAAAACTTATTTTTCAACCTATTATAGAAAATGCAATTAAATATGGTTTTGGAGATAAGGAGAAACTGATGGTTAGGATGAAAATAAGTTTTTTGGCGGATGATTTGGTAATTGTTATTTATGATGATGGTGTAGGAATGCAATTAGAAGTGTTGCAGGAGTTACAAGAGCTACTCAAAAAGGAGAGTAATCCATCCAGTCATATTGGGATATACAATGTACACAGACGCATACAATTAATGTATGGTAAGGCTTACGGTATAGATATAAAAAGTGAAGTAGGCCAAGGTACGGTTGTAAAAATAATATTACCAATCAATAAAAGGAGGGAGCGGGATGCTGAAGGTTTTAATTGTGGAAGATGA
- a CDS encoding stalk domain-containing protein produces MKRFIKMLSIGVLFSSLCMSVFAEARQGNPVVKRTLKLSTADEYIFSNGEILTLDRDEKHIFLVVNGTIIPNATVKVVDGYSLVPLNMISEELGMQVKWQKGDSNIIIEKGKTSVRAIVGERKAKVNGQETNCGTAVTILNDTLYVPIRFIAQMFSFSLGYIPYTVEGIEPISQALKNPIITIDENTTEKVLTEEEAKAIAKKQLTEKYNQFVSTGYYAEVSTYKKTLSQLQGSINQMSVQGKTSRYWIFSGPKTILVDEYNGNVFFLGYGYTTFIHSINEDKSIFQIFGSGYFAG; encoded by the coding sequence ATGAAACGGTTTATAAAAATGCTTAGCATAGGAGTTTTATTTAGTAGCTTATGTATGTCAGTATTTGCAGAAGCAAGGCAAGGAAATCCAGTAGTGAAGCGAACACTTAAGCTATCTACTGCTGATGAGTATATATTTTCTAATGGAGAGATATTGACCCTAGATAGAGATGAAAAGCATATATTTTTAGTAGTAAATGGAACAATTATACCTAATGCTACGGTGAAAGTAGTAGATGGATATTCTTTAGTTCCATTAAATATGATTAGTGAAGAATTAGGTATGCAAGTAAAATGGCAAAAAGGAGATAGTAACATAATAATTGAAAAAGGGAAGACATCTGTTAGAGCTATTGTTGGAGAAAGGAAAGCAAAGGTAAATGGACAAGAGACTAATTGTGGAACGGCAGTAACTATACTTAATGATACATTGTATGTACCAATTAGATTCATTGCACAAATGTTTTCGTTTTCTTTAGGTTATATACCATATACTGTAGAAGGAATAGAACCTATTTCGCAAGCCTTAAAAAATCCAATCATAACCATAGATGAAAATACTACAGAAAAAGTATTAACAGAGGAAGAAGCAAAAGCTATTGCAAAAAAGCAATTAACTGAAAAATATAACCAGTTTGTATCAACTGGGTATTATGCAGAAGTATCTACGTATAAGAAGACATTAAGTCAGCTTCAAGGTTCCATTAATCAGATGAGTGTTCAAGGTAAAACCTCAAGGTATTGGATATTTAGTGGACCTAAGACTATTTTAGTAGATGAATACAATGGTAATGTATTTTTCTTAGGTTATGGATATACTACTTTTATCCATAGTATTAATGAAGATAAAAGTATTTTTCAAATTTTCGGTTCTGGATATTTCGCAGGGTAA
- a CDS encoding response regulator transcription factor: protein MLKVLIVEDEDMIRKGLIHTLDWTSMGCIIVGEARNGQEGLEKIQELRPDIVFTDIIMPKMTGIQMLEAAKSIGDFKSIILTSYSEFEYAQKAINLKVYGYLLKPVDEEALKNIVEKMRREIYEQRTYSNWLEKTKDKSEIQLSNLEIYIERQEASNPYVEKTLSIIKTNYNHKLTIEGIAEELGVSSSYLSRKLKEETSQTFLEILHKCRLQKAIELLNEGTHKVYEISDMTGFNEYKHFCQVFKKYTGIAPTEFVKGEGLLIQKPVK, encoded by the coding sequence ATGCTGAAGGTTTTAATTGTGGAAGATGAGGATATGATTAGGAAAGGCCTTATACATACTTTAGATTGGACAAGTATGGGGTGCATCATTGTGGGTGAGGCTAGGAATGGGCAGGAGGGATTAGAAAAAATACAAGAACTTAGACCAGATATTGTTTTTACAGATATCATTATGCCTAAAATGACGGGGATTCAAATGTTAGAGGCAGCTAAAAGCATAGGAGACTTTAAGAGTATTATTCTGACCAGCTATTCGGAGTTTGAATATGCCCAGAAGGCAATAAACCTCAAAGTATATGGATACTTATTGAAGCCAGTAGATGAAGAGGCATTAAAGAATATTGTTGAAAAAATGCGAAGAGAAATATACGAGCAACGTACCTATAGTAATTGGTTGGAGAAGACAAAAGATAAAAGTGAGATACAACTGAGTAATCTTGAAATTTATATCGAGCGCCAAGAGGCAAGTAATCCTTATGTGGAGAAAACCTTAAGTATCATCAAAACAAATTATAATCATAAGTTAACCATAGAAGGCATAGCTGAAGAACTAGGAGTTAGTAGTAGCTATTTAAGTCGAAAGCTTAAAGAAGAAACTTCTCAGACGTTTTTAGAAATATTACATAAGTGTAGACTACAAAAAGCTATAGAACTGCTTAATGAAGGAACACATAAGGTATATGAAATATCTGATATGACGGGGTTTAATGAGTATAAGCATTTTTGTCAGGTGTTTAAAAAGTATACAGGCATTGCACCTACTGAGTTTGTAAAGGGTGAAGGATTGCTCATTCAAAAACCAGTGAAATAA
- a CDS encoding GNAT family N-acetyltransferase, translating to MLTHCGTGIINTERLTLRRFTYEDSEAMRKNWVSDPKVQGMYGEPVYESKGEITGLLKKYIEAYEKQDIYRWAIILKESEECIGQIAFFMVNSQNHFAEIEYCIGRQFQKRGLATEATQAVIDYGFEKINLHKVQICHRQGNEASERVIRKCGFRYEGTLRDSLFIEGHYKDKLYYSILKHESKDRVSDI from the coding sequence ATGTTAACACATTGTGGTACAGGGATAATAAATACTGAACGTTTGACATTAAGAAGATTTACATATGAAGACAGTGAGGCAATGCGGAAGAATTGGGTAAGTGATCCGAAAGTACAAGGTATGTATGGAGAGCCTGTTTATGAATCAAAGGGGGAGATTACTGGACTTCTAAAGAAATATATAGAAGCTTATGAAAAACAGGATATTTATCGATGGGCGATTATTCTTAAAGAGAGCGAAGAATGTATTGGTCAAATAGCCTTTTTTATGGTGAATAGTCAAAATCATTTTGCTGAGATTGAGTACTGTATAGGAAGGCAGTTTCAAAAAAGAGGATTAGCAACTGAAGCTACTCAGGCTGTTATTGACTACGGCTTCGAGAAGATTAATCTGCATAAGGTGCAAATTTGTCATCGACAAGGAAATGAAGCTTCTGAAAGAGTAATTAGAAAATGTGGATTTAGATATGAAGGAACCTTACGGGACTCCTTGTTTATAGAGGGACATTACAAAGATAAACTCTATTATTCTATTTTGAAGCATGAAAGTAAGGATAGAGTGAGTGATATATAA